From Streptomyces sp. TLI_053, a single genomic window includes:
- a CDS encoding carbonic anhydrase, which produces MTDTQSLTPREALETLLAGNHRFVTGIPEHPNQDAARRTETAPAQAPFAVLFGCSDSRLAAEIIFDQGLGDMFVVRTAGHVTGPEVLGSIEYGVSVLGAPLVVVLGHDSCGAVAATRAAVAAGTTAPGYVRDVVERVTPSVLAANAAGHTEDADFIAEHVRHTVDLLLERSRSLSEAVAAGTTAVVGLSYRLADGTAHLVAGRDAAGVDVAAGDLG; this is translated from the coding sequence ATGACCGACACACAGTCCCTGACGCCCCGGGAAGCCCTCGAGACGCTGCTGGCCGGGAACCACCGGTTCGTCACCGGGATACCCGAGCACCCGAACCAGGACGCCGCCCGGCGGACCGAGACCGCGCCCGCCCAGGCACCGTTCGCGGTGCTGTTCGGCTGCTCCGACTCCCGCCTCGCCGCCGAGATCATCTTCGACCAGGGGCTCGGTGACATGTTCGTGGTGCGCACCGCGGGCCACGTCACGGGGCCGGAGGTGCTCGGCAGCATCGAGTACGGCGTCAGCGTGCTCGGCGCCCCCCTGGTGGTGGTGCTGGGCCACGACTCCTGCGGGGCCGTCGCCGCCACCCGGGCCGCCGTGGCGGCCGGCACCACGGCGCCCGGCTACGTGCGGGACGTCGTCGAACGGGTGACCCCGAGCGTGCTGGCCGCCAACGCCGCCGGGCACACCGAGGACGCGGACTTCATCGCGGAGCACGTCCGGCACACCGTCGACCTGCTGCTGGAGCGTTCCCGCTCCCTCTCCGAGGCGGTCGCCGCGGGCACCACCGCCGTGGTCGGGCTGTCCTACCGCCTGGCCGACGGCACCGCCCACCTGGTCGCGGGCCGCGACGCGGCGGGCGTCGACGTGGCGGCCGGCGACCTCGGCTGA
- a CDS encoding ferritin-like domain-containing protein, protein MTTTEGGWALPISEGELAGLTREMHEAHQETLPAMRAGALDLAEEVRARAAGGPRDPGRRRFLLGAGGAAAALTLAACSSSGSGSSPAAAPSSPSGSAPGSPSGPPSGQYTGDLKVVALATALENQAVGAYQAALDAAKAGRLGTVPPAVASFITTAMGQHADHAKVWNSVLTGAGKPAITDVPLSNQPATLQALGAATDVATVAKLALSLEDQAAQTYLFATYNVTSPGGIATAATIAPVEAMHAAILNYVLGQYPVPDDFLPVDRAAGPGLLTV, encoded by the coding sequence GTGACGACCACCGAGGGCGGCTGGGCACTCCCCATCAGCGAGGGCGAACTCGCGGGCCTGACCCGCGAGATGCACGAGGCGCACCAGGAGACGCTGCCGGCCATGCGGGCCGGGGCCCTGGACCTGGCGGAGGAGGTCCGGGCGCGCGCGGCCGGCGGCCCGCGCGACCCGGGCCGGCGCCGGTTCCTGCTCGGCGCCGGTGGCGCGGCCGCCGCGCTGACCCTGGCCGCCTGCTCCAGCAGCGGGTCCGGCAGCTCGCCGGCGGCGGCCCCGAGCTCGCCGTCCGGCTCGGCACCCGGCTCGCCGTCCGGCCCGCCCTCCGGGCAGTACACCGGTGACCTCAAGGTCGTCGCGCTGGCCACCGCGCTGGAGAACCAGGCCGTGGGGGCCTACCAGGCCGCCCTGGACGCCGCGAAGGCGGGTCGGCTCGGTACCGTCCCCCCGGCGGTCGCGAGCTTCATCACCACCGCGATGGGCCAGCACGCCGACCACGCCAAGGTCTGGAACTCCGTCCTGACCGGTGCCGGGAAGCCCGCCATCACCGATGTGCCGCTGTCCAACCAGCCGGCCACCCTCCAGGCCCTGGGCGCGGCCACCGACGTCGCCACCGTCGCGAAGCTCGCCCTGTCGCTGGAGGACCAGGCCGCCCAGACCTACCTGTTCGCGACCTACAACGTCACCAGCCCCGGCGGGATCGCCACCGCCGCCACCATCGCTCCCGTCGAGGCGATGCACGCCGCGATCCTGAACTACGTGCTGGGGCAGTACCCCGTCCCCGACGACTTCCTGCCCGTCGACCGGGCCGCCGGTCCCGGCCTGCTCACCGTCTGA
- a CDS encoding VOC family protein, whose translation MKAHVSSILLGVQDLDRAKRFYTEGLGWKIKNDFGVSVFFESDGASPVGFYDRKGLADQVGTDAGGSGFSGVVLTYVVRSEARVDEIIAEAAEAGATILKPAGALPWGGYGGSFADLDGYIWSLGYSAPGADQPYAE comes from the coding sequence ATGAAAGCGCACGTCAGCTCGATCCTCCTCGGCGTCCAGGACCTGGACCGCGCCAAGCGGTTCTACACCGAGGGCCTCGGCTGGAAGATCAAGAACGACTTCGGTGTCTCGGTGTTCTTCGAGTCGGACGGCGCCTCGCCGGTCGGCTTCTACGACCGCAAGGGTCTGGCCGACCAGGTGGGCACGGACGCCGGGGGCAGTGGCTTCAGCGGTGTGGTCCTGACCTACGTCGTCCGCAGCGAGGCGCGGGTGGACGAGATCATCGCGGAGGCGGCGGAGGCCGGCGCGACGATACTCAAGCCCGCCGGCGCCCTGCCGTGGGGCGGGTACGGCGGCAGCTTCGCCGACCTGGACGGCTACATCTGGAGCCTCGGCTACAGCGCCCCGGGCGCCGACCAGCCGTACGCGGAGTAG
- a CDS encoding sigma-70 family RNA polymerase sigma factor, whose translation MNAVVYLSGPRYRGPDLKELVARTALGDQEAFSRLYDAVAAPMLGLVRRVLRDPAQSEEVAQEVMFELWRTAARYEPQRGEVMAWVLTMAHRRAVDRVRTAQAAADREQKVAARSHTPAFDEVAEQVEGRLEREQVRGCLDSLTRLQRESVTLAYYRGYTYPEVAEMLGAPLGTVKTRMRDGLIRLRDCLGVGS comes from the coding sequence GTGAACGCCGTCGTGTACCTCTCGGGCCCTCGGTACCGGGGCCCGGACCTGAAGGAACTGGTCGCCAGGACGGCGCTCGGCGACCAGGAGGCCTTCTCCCGGCTGTACGACGCGGTGGCCGCACCGATGCTGGGTCTGGTCCGGCGGGTGCTGAGGGATCCGGCGCAGTCGGAGGAGGTCGCCCAGGAGGTGATGTTCGAGCTGTGGCGCACCGCCGCCAGGTACGAACCGCAACGCGGCGAGGTGATGGCGTGGGTGCTGACGATGGCCCACCGGCGGGCGGTGGACCGGGTGCGGACGGCGCAGGCGGCCGCCGACCGGGAGCAGAAGGTGGCCGCCCGCTCGCACACACCCGCGTTCGACGAGGTCGCCGAGCAGGTCGAGGGCCGGCTGGAGCGCGAGCAGGTCCGCGGGTGCCTGGATTCGCTGACCCGGCTCCAGCGCGAATCGGTCACCCTGGCGTACTACCGGGGGTACACCTACCCCGAGGTCGCCGAGATGCTGGGCGCCCCGCTCGGCACCGTCAAGACCCGGATGCGGGACGGTCTGATCCGCCTGCGCGACTGCCTGGGGGTCGGTTCATGA
- a CDS encoding ferritin-like domain-containing protein, protein MSPEHIDTRLLVELTEQSQDLNSDASRITRSALADFGQAVEPVRRRWWERGGTLAAAVGTVALLGGRRAFAAGPSPSGSMADDIMALQTAASIENLAVSVYRTAAGLPFVKDGNRTVAAFIAKTTQQHEAHAQAFNAAATQAGGQAQNGPDPKYKAVVDQALPGIKGPADVVKLAITLEDVAAQTYTKNVSQVSNADLRKLFASVAPVEAQHRATLLAVQALLAGNAADLVTIPVDPSKLPAAAGSVGFPDAFYHTDNASPISEGAVK, encoded by the coding sequence ATGTCTCCAGAGCACATCGACACCCGGCTGCTGGTGGAACTCACCGAGCAGTCGCAGGACCTCAACAGCGACGCCTCGCGGATCACGCGGAGCGCGCTGGCCGACTTCGGGCAGGCGGTCGAGCCGGTCCGGCGCAGGTGGTGGGAGCGCGGCGGGACGCTCGCCGCCGCGGTCGGGACGGTCGCGCTCCTCGGCGGGCGCAGGGCTTTCGCCGCCGGCCCCTCGCCGTCGGGGTCCATGGCCGACGACATCATGGCGCTGCAGACCGCCGCCTCGATCGAGAACCTGGCGGTGAGCGTCTACCGGACCGCCGCCGGACTGCCGTTCGTCAAGGACGGCAACAGGACGGTGGCCGCGTTCATCGCGAAGACCACCCAGCAGCACGAGGCGCACGCCCAGGCGTTCAACGCCGCCGCCACCCAGGCGGGCGGCCAGGCCCAGAACGGCCCGGACCCCAAGTACAAGGCCGTGGTGGACCAGGCTCTGCCGGGCATCAAGGGCCCGGCGGACGTGGTGAAGCTGGCCATCACTCTGGAGGACGTGGCGGCGCAGACCTACACCAAGAACGTGTCCCAGGTGAGCAACGCCGACCTGCGCAAGCTCTTCGCCTCGGTGGCCCCGGTGGAGGCCCAGCACCGGGCCACCCTGCTGGCTGTGCAGGCGCTGCTGGCGGGCAACGCCGCCGACCTGGTCACCATCCCGGTGGACCCGTCCAAGCTGCCCGCGGCGGCCGGCAGCGTCGGCTTCCCCGACGCCTTTTACCACACCGACAACGCTTCCCCGATCAGCGAAGGGGCCGTGAAGTGA
- a CDS encoding non-ribosomal peptide synthetase/MFS transporter: MTELSADRRDPRLADALRARLAAARRTAAAGTPAIPARPDGDAPAPLSAAQARLWFLTQLDPESTAYQIPVALHLRGPLDRTALLGAVRDLAERHLVLRSLIVEADGEPATVAVPADTVPLTETDLTGPGGRESLDRLLREDLRRPFDLAVEPPLRATLLRLGTEEHVLALMVHHIAFDAWSRTVAVTELAALYAARTGSAGPPAPPSVQYADYAHWLSRRPEEGDRAEADLSWWVRALSGLEPVLDLPTDRPRPPVADRAGAELPVVLPPALTAKVRGRAAEAGCTPFMVLLAVWQELLARLSGVDDVPVGVPEAGRRHPDTERTIGLFVNTLTVRTDLSGGPSGRELLKRVRDVALEAFARTEVPFERIVDRLRPARDLSTTPVFQVLLNVIDTPSAAPRFPGLAARVFAPPATSAKFDLNLAFTATTPSGRGDALAAHDARTAHDARTAGEARTAGGAHDTGEAHDAGEAHDTGDTYEGSLIYRTDLFERHTARRITEWYAALLDGVLSDLDRPVREVPLEPVDGPLLSGPRREFDLTRPLHSLVERWAAERPDATAVVGPDGELTYGQLDRRANRLARRLLAHQLLADRLPTAGDGSPEPAPVAVLADRRTPLVVALLAVLKAGAIYLPLDPAYPDDRLADILTTAGARVVLAEREFAERLPGRGGPDPAGTAPELLVIDDPSVPEGAAEPSDGAPGVPVDPAAPAYLIFTSGSTGRPKGVTVEHRQITHYLHAVSERLADHDVAGGSFALVSTHAADLGLTNLFGALATGGTVHLVDREVATDPEAYGEYLETHPVDAVKMVPSHLELLAAHGDLGRVLPRKLLVLAGEACSWDLVARVRTARPELAVQVHYGPTETTVSVLGCAVEETPPERRSGTVPIGRPLAGVDCWVVDPDGRPLPAGVPGELWIGGPSVARGYFGRPDLTDERFVPDPVTGGARCYRSGDRVRLTGAGLFEFLGRVDDQVKIRGFRVEPGEVATALRELPELAEAVVLPVGEAHAGRLAAWVTPAVPGAAVDVARVRTALRGRLPDYMVPSAVVVLPALPLNPNGKVDRSALPAPEQTPGTARIAPSTPTELRVARAWALVLGPGPADGTGTATGTGTGTGTDAGTGPDVGIGIDDDFFALGGDSFRAVRAVRAIDPTLRVIDLFTRPTVRELAAFLDATEAGGADGERRLLHRLAGPPPGRTPTVTVVCLPYGGGSAAAYGPLAAELATAMPGAAVLAVELPGHDPARPDEPLLPLAELVDRVVAELAERAGPAGPAPGTGPGPVVVYGHCVGSAAATELALRLEAGGVPVTGLLVGGSFPGARLPGRLSTWLRARFPATRWTSDRAYRDFLRTLGGIDDDGAGTGDGDGTGSGAGTGNGTGEAADAAQRTMLRALRHDVDQAQGWFTGELTRPDARRLRAPVLCLIGERDRSTELYQERFAEWGAFADRVELVTLPRAGHYFLKHQAAQLAALVGDRLGAWADGLLPEPVADVTVVGGRARRDLRDFYLVAAGQTVSLIGSALTSFALGVWAYQRSGRVLDYALISMLAMLPAIVAGPLGGAVADRIDRRRVMLACDAVSAAATVSLVVALWSGSLGLSQVGLIVGVMSLVTAFRRPAYLAAVAQLVPKPYLVQANGLANLGAGLGTLIAPLAGGALIGLVGLPWVVAVDVASFLVGLAALLRVRFPDRLFRRQEESFARTVVGGWRFLARRRPLLVMIGFFMVENYLGTLAVTLTVPSVLSFSGTTAVGVVTAVGGAGAVAGSLVVALWGGTARRATGMVGFVGGVGLGVVLVGLRPSVTLAAVGALVWWASMSVLNAHWLAIIQLKVGPDLQGRVLATNQMLAVAMTPLAFLSAPPLAESFSGLLDRGGALAGSVGRVLGTGPGRGTGLLLVTCGALLIVWALLGLSYRPLRYMEDELPDAVAGAEIAEDLDSLQAAADRALAKAPAVK, from the coding sequence ATGACCGAGCTGTCCGCCGACCGGCGGGACCCCCGGCTCGCCGACGCCCTGCGTGCCCGGCTGGCCGCGGCCCGCCGCACCGCCGCCGCCGGCACCCCGGCGATACCCGCCCGGCCGGACGGGGACGCCCCGGCCCCGCTGTCGGCCGCACAGGCACGGCTGTGGTTCCTCACCCAGCTGGATCCGGAGAGCACCGCCTACCAGATCCCGGTCGCGCTGCACCTGCGCGGACCGCTGGACCGCACCGCGCTCCTGGGCGCGGTGCGGGACCTCGCCGAACGGCACCTGGTCCTGCGGAGCCTGATCGTCGAGGCCGACGGCGAACCGGCGACCGTGGCCGTCCCGGCGGACACGGTGCCACTGACCGAGACCGATCTCACCGGGCCGGGCGGGCGGGAGTCGCTCGACCGCCTCCTGCGCGAGGACCTGCGCAGACCGTTCGACCTGGCCGTGGAACCGCCCCTGCGGGCGACCTTGCTCCGACTCGGCACCGAGGAGCACGTGCTGGCGCTGATGGTCCATCACATCGCCTTCGACGCCTGGTCGAGAACGGTGGCGGTGACGGAACTGGCGGCGCTCTACGCGGCCCGGACCGGGTCGGCCGGGCCTCCCGCGCCGCCGTCGGTCCAGTACGCGGACTACGCGCACTGGCTCTCCCGGCGGCCGGAGGAAGGCGACCGCGCCGAGGCCGACCTGAGCTGGTGGGTCCGCGCGCTGTCCGGCCTCGAGCCGGTCCTCGACCTGCCCACCGACCGGCCCCGCCCACCCGTCGCGGACCGGGCGGGCGCGGAGCTGCCGGTGGTCCTGCCTCCCGCCCTGACCGCCAAGGTGCGCGGGCGGGCCGCCGAGGCAGGCTGCACGCCGTTCATGGTGCTGCTCGCGGTCTGGCAGGAGCTGCTGGCCCGGCTGTCGGGCGTCGACGACGTACCGGTCGGTGTGCCCGAGGCGGGGCGACGGCATCCCGACACCGAGCGCACGATCGGCCTCTTCGTCAACACGCTCACCGTGCGGACCGATCTGTCGGGCGGGCCGAGCGGCCGGGAGCTGCTGAAGCGCGTGCGTGACGTGGCGCTGGAGGCCTTCGCCCGCACCGAGGTCCCGTTCGAGCGGATCGTCGACCGGCTGCGCCCGGCCCGCGACCTCTCCACCACGCCGGTCTTCCAGGTCCTTCTCAACGTCATCGACACCCCCTCGGCGGCGCCGCGCTTCCCGGGCCTGGCCGCGAGGGTGTTCGCGCCGCCGGCGACATCGGCCAAGTTCGACCTGAACCTGGCGTTCACGGCCACCACGCCGAGCGGCCGGGGCGACGCCCTGGCCGCACATGACGCCCGCACCGCACATGACGCCCGCACCGCAGGCGAGGCCCGCACCGCAGGAGGGGCCCATGACACGGGCGAGGCCCATGACGCAGGAGAGGCCCACGACACGGGCGACACCTACGAGGGGTCGCTGATCTACCGGACCGACCTCTTCGAGCGGCACACCGCGCGGCGGATCACCGAGTGGTACGCGGCGCTGCTGGACGGCGTGCTGTCCGATCTCGACCGCCCCGTGCGCGAAGTGCCGCTGGAACCGGTGGACGGACCGCTGCTGTCCGGGCCTCGCCGGGAGTTCGACCTCACCCGGCCGCTGCACAGCCTGGTCGAGCGCTGGGCGGCCGAACGGCCCGACGCGACGGCGGTCGTGGGCCCCGACGGTGAACTGACCTACGGGCAGCTGGACCGGCGGGCGAACCGGCTCGCGCGCCGGCTGCTCGCGCACCAGCTGCTCGCGGACCGACTGCCCACGGCCGGGGACGGATCGCCGGAGCCGGCCCCGGTCGCCGTGCTGGCCGACCGACGGACACCACTCGTGGTCGCCCTGCTCGCCGTCCTCAAGGCCGGCGCGATCTACCTGCCGCTCGACCCGGCGTACCCGGACGACCGCCTGGCCGACATCCTGACCACGGCCGGCGCGCGAGTCGTCCTCGCGGAACGGGAGTTCGCCGAGCGCCTCCCGGGGCGCGGCGGCCCGGACCCGGCCGGCACCGCCCCGGAACTGCTCGTGATCGACGATCCGTCCGTACCGGAGGGGGCGGCGGAACCGTCCGACGGAGCACCCGGCGTGCCCGTCGACCCGGCCGCGCCGGCCTATCTGATCTTCACCTCGGGCTCGACCGGCCGCCCCAAGGGCGTCACGGTCGAGCACCGGCAGATCACCCACTATCTGCACGCGGTGTCGGAGCGACTGGCCGACCACGACGTCGCGGGAGGCTCGTTCGCCCTGGTGTCGACCCACGCGGCGGACCTCGGCCTGACCAACCTGTTCGGGGCACTGGCCACCGGTGGCACGGTGCACCTGGTGGACCGTGAGGTGGCGACCGACCCGGAGGCCTACGGGGAGTACCTGGAGACGCACCCCGTCGACGCGGTCAAAATGGTGCCGAGCCACCTGGAACTGCTCGCCGCCCACGGGGACCTCGGCCGGGTGCTGCCGCGCAAGCTGCTCGTCCTCGCGGGCGAGGCCTGCTCGTGGGACCTGGTGGCCAGGGTCCGGACCGCGCGGCCCGAGCTGGCCGTGCAGGTGCACTACGGCCCCACCGAGACCACCGTGTCGGTGCTCGGCTGCGCCGTGGAGGAGACGCCGCCGGAGCGGCGTTCGGGGACGGTGCCGATCGGCCGGCCGCTGGCCGGCGTGGACTGCTGGGTGGTCGACCCCGACGGCAGGCCGCTCCCGGCCGGGGTGCCCGGCGAGCTGTGGATCGGCGGGCCGAGCGTGGCGCGCGGCTACTTCGGCCGCCCCGATCTGACCGACGAGCGTTTCGTCCCCGACCCGGTGACCGGCGGAGCACGGTGCTACCGCTCCGGGGACCGGGTCCGGCTCACCGGGGCCGGACTGTTCGAGTTCCTCGGGCGGGTCGACGACCAGGTCAAGATCCGCGGCTTCCGGGTGGAGCCGGGCGAGGTGGCCACGGCACTGCGGGAGCTGCCGGAGCTCGCCGAGGCGGTGGTGCTGCCGGTGGGCGAGGCCCACGCCGGACGGCTCGCCGCCTGGGTCACTCCCGCGGTTCCCGGGGCCGCCGTGGACGTGGCCCGAGTGCGGACGGCCCTGCGCGGGCGGCTGCCCGACTACATGGTGCCCTCGGCGGTCGTCGTGCTCCCCGCGCTGCCGCTCAACCCCAACGGGAAGGTGGACCGGTCGGCCCTGCCCGCACCGGAGCAGACGCCGGGCACCGCGCGCATCGCCCCGAGCACGCCCACCGAGCTGCGCGTCGCCCGGGCCTGGGCACTGGTCCTCGGACCGGGCCCGGCCGACGGCACCGGCACCGCCACGGGCACCGGCACCGGCACCGGCACCGATGCCGGCACCGGTCCCGATGTGGGCATCGGGATCGACGACGACTTCTTCGCCCTCGGCGGCGACTCCTTCCGGGCGGTGCGCGCGGTCCGGGCCATCGATCCGACGCTCCGGGTGATCGACCTGTTCACCCGGCCGACCGTCCGTGAGCTGGCTGCGTTCCTCGACGCGACCGAGGCGGGCGGGGCCGACGGCGAGCGCCGCCTGCTGCACCGCCTGGCGGGTCCGCCGCCCGGCCGGACGCCGACCGTCACCGTGGTCTGCCTCCCCTACGGCGGAGGTTCGGCGGCCGCCTACGGCCCGCTCGCCGCGGAACTGGCGACGGCGATGCCCGGTGCGGCCGTGCTGGCGGTGGAACTGCCGGGACACGATCCGGCCCGCCCGGACGAGCCGCTGCTCCCGCTGGCCGAGCTGGTCGACCGGGTCGTCGCCGAACTGGCCGAGCGGGCCGGGCCGGCCGGACCGGCTCCTGGAACCGGCCCCGGCCCGGTGGTGGTGTACGGCCACTGCGTCGGCTCGGCCGCGGCCACCGAACTCGCGCTGCGCCTGGAGGCCGGGGGCGTCCCGGTGACCGGCCTGCTGGTCGGCGGCAGCTTCCCCGGCGCGCGGCTGCCGGGCCGGCTCTCGACCTGGCTGCGTGCCAGGTTCCCGGCCACCCGCTGGACGTCGGACCGGGCCTACCGGGACTTCCTGCGCACCCTCGGCGGCATCGACGACGACGGCGCGGGGACCGGCGACGGCGACGGGACCGGCAGCGGCGCGGGGACCGGCAACGGCACCGGCGAGGCGGCCGACGCGGCACAGCGGACCATGCTCCGGGCGCTGCGCCACGACGTGGACCAGGCACAGGGCTGGTTCACCGGCGAACTGACCCGGCCGGACGCCCGTCGGCTGCGGGCCCCGGTGCTCTGCCTGATCGGTGAACGCGACCGGTCCACGGAGCTCTACCAGGAGCGGTTCGCGGAGTGGGGAGCGTTCGCCGACCGGGTGGAGCTGGTGACCCTCCCCCGAGCGGGCCACTACTTCCTCAAGCACCAGGCCGCTCAGCTCGCCGCGCTGGTCGGCGACCGGCTCGGTGCCTGGGCCGACGGCCTGCTGCCGGAGCCGGTCGCGGACGTCACGGTCGTCGGCGGGAGGGCACGGCGCGACCTCAGGGACTTCTACCTCGTCGCCGCGGGACAGACGGTCTCCCTGATCGGCAGCGCGCTGACCTCGTTCGCCCTCGGCGTCTGGGCCTACCAGCGCAGCGGGCGGGTCCTCGACTACGCGTTGATCAGCATGCTCGCCATGCTGCCGGCGATCGTCGCGGGGCCGCTGGGCGGCGCGGTGGCGGACCGGATCGACCGGCGCCGGGTGATGCTCGCCTGCGACGCCGTCTCCGCGGCCGCCACGGTGTCCCTGGTGGTCGCACTGTGGAGCGGCAGCCTGGGGCTCTCCCAGGTCGGTCTGATCGTGGGCGTCATGTCGCTGGTGACCGCGTTCCGGCGGCCGGCCTATCTGGCGGCCGTCGCCCAGCTGGTGCCCAAGCCGTACCTGGTGCAGGCCAACGGGCTGGCCAACCTCGGTGCCGGTCTGGGGACGCTGATCGCCCCGCTGGCCGGTGGCGCGCTGATCGGACTGGTCGGCCTGCCCTGGGTGGTGGCCGTCGACGTGGCGTCGTTCCTGGTCGGCCTGGCCGCGCTGCTGCGGGTGCGCTTCCCGGACCGGCTGTTCCGTCGGCAGGAGGAGTCCTTCGCCCGGACCGTCGTGGGCGGCTGGCGGTTCCTGGCCCGGCGCCGTCCGCTGCTGGTCATGATCGGGTTCTTCATGGTGGAGAACTACCTGGGCACGCTCGCGGTGACGCTGACGGTCCCGAGCGTGCTCTCCTTCAGCGGCACCACCGCGGTGGGCGTGGTCACCGCGGTCGGCGGCGCGGGTGCCGTGGCGGGCAGCCTGGTGGTGGCGCTCTGGGGCGGCACCGCGCGGCGGGCGACCGGCATGGTGGGGTTCGTGGGCGGCGTCGGGCTGGGCGTCGTCCTGGTCGGCCTGCGGCCGTCGGTGACCCTGGCGGCCGTGGGCGCACTCGTCTGGTGGGCGTCGATGAGCGTTCTCAACGCGCACTGGCTGGCGATCATCCAGCTCAAGGTCGGCCCGGACCTCCAGGGCCGGGTGCTCGCCACCAACCAGATGCTCGCCGTCGCCATGACCCCGCTGGCCTTCCTGTCCGCTCCGCCCCTCGCGGAGAGCTTCTCCGGGCTGCTGGACCGGGGAGGGGCACTGGCGGGCAGCGTGGGCCGGGTCCTCGGGACCGGGCCCGGCCGCGGCACCGGCCTGCTCCTCGTCACCTGCGGGGCGCTGCTGATCGTCTGGGCCCTCCTGGGACTGTCCTACCGCCCCCTGCGGTACATGGAGGACGAGCTGCCGGACGCCGTGGCCGGCGCGGAGATCGCCGAGGACCTCGACAGCCTCCAGGCCGCGGCCGACCGTGCCCTGGCCAAGGCGCCGGCTGTGAAATGA
- a CDS encoding anti-sigma factor has product MNAAPDLHALTGAYAVHALPEEERAAFERHLARCPACALEVAEFEVTAARLGAAESVEPPPALKARVLAGLGEIRQLPPRTAPAARLRRASRPGPRLSRTAVAACLALAAALGALAVQQHGRADRAEARARVRGEQQAAVNGLLTAPDARTSTAVSGPAVGTVVWSAGREQAAFLVTGLPVLPPGRTYQLWFSDGGTMRPAGLLPAGDGQLLLTGRVGGAVGVGVTEEPYGGSARPTGAPLMLLPLA; this is encoded by the coding sequence ATGAACGCGGCACCCGACCTGCACGCCCTCACCGGCGCGTACGCCGTGCACGCCCTGCCCGAGGAGGAGCGGGCCGCGTTCGAGCGGCACCTCGCCCGGTGCCCGGCCTGTGCGCTGGAGGTCGCCGAGTTCGAGGTGACGGCGGCCCGGCTCGGGGCCGCCGAGTCGGTGGAGCCGCCTCCCGCGCTCAAGGCACGGGTGCTGGCCGGCCTCGGGGAGATCCGCCAGCTCCCGCCGCGGACCGCGCCCGCCGCCCGGCTCCGGCGCGCGTCGCGACCGGGGCCACGCCTCTCCCGCACCGCGGTGGCCGCGTGCCTGGCCCTGGCGGCGGCGCTCGGCGCCCTCGCCGTGCAGCAGCACGGCCGGGCCGACCGGGCCGAGGCGCGGGCGCGCGTCCGGGGGGAGCAGCAGGCGGCCGTCAACGGCCTCCTGACCGCCCCGGACGCGCGCACCTCCACCGCGGTCTCCGGCCCGGCCGTCGGCACGGTGGTGTGGTCGGCCGGTCGGGAGCAGGCGGCGTTCCTCGTCACCGGCCTGCCCGTGCTGCCGCCGGGGCGGACCTACCAGCTCTGGTTCAGCGACGGCGGCACGATGCGTCCGGCCGGCCTGCTGCCCGCGGGCGACGGGCAGCTGCTGCTCACCGGCCGCGTCGGCGGCGCCGTCGGGGTCGGGGTGACCGAGGAGCCCTACGGCGGCTCGGCCCGTCCCACCGGCGCGCCCCTGATGCTGCTGCCGCTGGCCTGA